One Maniola hyperantus chromosome Z, iAphHyp1.2, whole genome shotgun sequence DNA window includes the following coding sequences:
- the LOC138404475 gene encoding zinc finger protein 317-like: protein MNIKTVAANVKIDVVRLDSDIIEEHLRSSTAVLQDILTANKFELGDGYGCTQCGKLYKTASSLNMHRHLKHPADEVEVECTRCKKKYPSRLSLHKHERYMHLYDHRCKACYKTFQTASLLANHESCCVEKKTPCDVCGKIFNSALALRNHNKYMHPENSINSCEICRRTFKSFRSLSNHMAAVHPTRATSCRRCHRCFNSARALQYHTLNKHKSDGVSCIFCPKMMKSNSGLYRHLLKIHFSVSNYWCEICKINFNGSKAIVQHVMDVHTDK, encoded by the coding sequence ATGAATATCAAAACTGTTGCAGCTAATGTGAAAATAGATGTGGTAAGATTGGATTCTGATATTATAGAAGAACACTTACGTTCCTCAACGGCCGTTTTACAAGATATATTGACTGCCAATAAATTCGAACTTGGTGACGGCTATGGGTGTACACAATGCGGCAAACTTTACAAAACTGCAAGTTCGCTGAACATGCATCGGCATCTAAAACaccccgcggacgaagttgaGGTCGAATGTACTcgttgcaaaaaaaaatatcccTCGCGGTTGAGCTTACATAAACATGAACGATACATGCACTTGTATGATCACCGGTGCAAAGCTTGCTACAAAACTTTTCAAACGGCATCGCTTTTGGCTAATCACGAGAGTTGTTGCGTCGAAAAGAAGACACCTTGCGATGTGTGCGGTAAAATATTTAATTCGGCGCTCGCTCTCCGGAATCACAATAAATATATGCACCCGGAAAATTCGATCAATTCTTGTGAAATATGTCGACGTACGTTCAAGAGTTTCCGCAGCTTATCTAACCACATGGCTGCTGTACATCCTACGAGAGCCACAAGCTGTCGAAGGTGCCATCGCTGCTTTAATTCAGCAAGAGCGCTACAATATCACACTTTGAATAAACATAAGTCTGATGGAGTATCATGCATCTTTTGCCCTAAAATGATGAAGTCTAACAGTGGTCTTTATCGCCACTTACTTAAAATTCACTTTTCTGTTAGTAACTACTGGTGTGAAATCTGTAAGATCAATTTTAATGGATCTAAGGCTATTGTTCAACATGTCATGGATGTCCATACGGATAAATAA